The genomic region GCGATCGGTTTTCAGCGCGTCCTCCAGAGGGCCTTGAACCATGTCCGGGCTGCGGAGAAGAGTGAGGCCGACGCAGGAGATATCCTTGCTGCACTCCTCCTTGAGGAAGATTCCCACGCCGTTCACTTCCTCCACACAGAAGGCATCTCCCGCCTCGACGTCCTGAACTACATATCTCACGGTATCCCGCGCACGCCTCACGCACAGGGAGAGGAGAAGAATGACGAAGGAGAGCTGTCTGTCCCTCAGAACGACTCCCATCAGGCGAAAGATCCTCTCTCGCTCTTCACCGTAAACCTCAATGAAAGGGCGGCAAAGGGTGATATCGATCCCCTTGTCGGCCGCGACCTGGAACTCGCCCGGACGATGCAGGTGCTGAGCAGGAGGAGGAAAAACAACATCGTCTTTGTTGGTGAACCGGGAGTCGGCAAGACCGCCATTGTCGAAGGACTCGCCCTGAAGATCTTTCAGGGAGAGGTGCCTGATGCCTTGAAGGGCGCGAAGATTTTCCTTCTCGACATGGGCGGGATGCTTGCGGGAACAAAATATCGCGGAGACTTTGAAGCGCGCCTGAAGGCGACGATCAAGGGTGTTGAAAAGATTCCTGGAGCGATTCTTTTTATTGACGAGATCCACACGATTGTCGGGGCCGGGGCGACGAGCGGCGGGTCCATGGACGCATCGAACATCCTGAAACCTGTCCTTATCACGGGGAAGATGAGATGCATCGGCGCAACAACCTATGAAGAATACAAGAATTACTTCGAAAAGGACCGTGCTCTATCACGCCGTTTTCAGAAGATAGAGATCCAGGAACCGACGGTTCCGGAGACCCTCCTCATTCTCAAGGGCCTGAAGGCATACTACGAAGAATTTCATGGCGTGAAATACACTCAGAGCGCCTTGAAGTCTGCTGTTGAACTCTCGGCAAAATATATAAATGACAAGTATCTTCCGGACAAGGCGATCGATGTCATTGATGAGGCAGGCGCCATGACGAAGCTTTCGGCGGTGGATGGAAAGAAAAAGACCGTCGCCCATATCGAGATCGAGAAGGTCGTGGCAAAGATAGCCAGGATCCCTTCGAGAAATGTATCCTCTTCAGATACGGACAGGCTGAAGAATCTGGCAGATGAACTGAAAAAGGTCGTCTTCGGCCAAGACGATGCCATCAACGCTCTTGTTTCGGCCATCAAGAGGTCCCGCGCGGGCCTCGGCTCTGCCGAAAGGCCGATCGGCTCCTTTCTCTTCACGGGGCCCACGGGCGTAGGTAAGACAGAGGTCTCAAAGCAGATGGCCGTCGTCCTCGGTGTTTCCTTCTCCCGTTTTGATATGAGCGAATACATGGAGAAACACGCCGTGGCCCGCCTCATCGGGGCGCCGCCGGGGTACGTCGGCTTTGACCAGGGGGGATTGTTGACCGAGACGATCCGGAAGCACCCGTACAGCGTTCTTCTGCTCGACGAGATCGAGAAGGCCCATCCTGATATCTTCAACATCCTGCTCCAGGTCATGGACTATGCGACCCTGACGGACAATACGGGCAAGAGGGCAGATTTCAGAAACGTGATCCTTATCATGACTTCCAATGCAGGAGCCAGGGATATGGACAGGAACGTCATCGGCTTTGGCGATAGGACAAAAGATACCCATGCAAAGGGCGCTGAGGCTGTCGGCAAGCTCTTCAACCCTGAATTCAGAAACCGTCTCGACGGCACGATAAACTTCGGACACCTCACGAAGGACATTATGAAGAAGGTCGTCGACAAGTTCATCAGGGAGTTTGAAGAACAGCTGAATTCCCGTAAGGTACGGCTTCACGTGTCGGAAAGCCTCCGTGACCGGCTTGCAGTCAAGGGGTATGATCCCCTTTACGGGGCGAGACCCCTCGGACGGCTTATCCAGACAGAATTGAAAGATCCCCTGACGGATGAACTCCTCTTCGGCAGGTTGAAGAACGGCGGCACCGTCTCGATCGACCTCACAGACGGCACAATCGTCTTTGATTATCCGGAGATAACGCAAGAGGGTCAATGAGGTACGAGGCTCCGGGGAAGAAGGCGCCTCATTCTCTTAATCCCGTAATCTTTCATCGACTCAATCGACGGATTACGTAGCAACATGAAAACATGACTGTCTTTCAATTGTGCAACGAGCTTATCTTCCCGCCGCCTGAATTCTCAGAAAGGGACGGCCTCCTCGCCATTGGCGGCGATCTCAGAGTCGAACGCCTCCTCCTTGCCTACTCAAAGGGCATCTTCCCGTGGTACTCCGATAATTGGCCTATTCTCTGGTGGTCTCCAGACCCCCGTCTTATCCTGATCCCTGAGGAGTTGAGAGTGTCACGGAGTCTGAAACAGACGATCCGGAAGGGCTTTTTCACGGCGACCATGGATCGGGCCTTTGAGGAGGTGATCTGGAATTGCTCGGATGTGCACAGGAAGGAAGACGACGGGACCTGGATTACCGATGACATGGCCGATGCCTATGTAGCCCTCCACCATGCGGGGTACGCCCATTCCATCGAAAGCTGGCATGACGGCAAACTGGCGGGAGGTCTCTACGGCGTCTCCCTTGGCAGCGCCTTTTTCGGAGAATCCATGTTTACAAAGATCTCAGACGCCTCAAAGGTCGCCTTCACAAGACTTGTGCGGCAATTGAAGGCCTGGAACTTTACGCTCATCGACTGCCAGGTGACCACAAGGCATCTCACGAGCTTCGGGGCCCGTCAGGTCTTGCGGAGCAGATTTCTCGCAATGCTGACTGATGCCCTACAAACCCCGACGAGAAAGGGGAAGTGGGATTTCAGTCTGTGACGCTCGCCTTTGACAGACGCTCCATAGAAAGCATATCTGATAATACCTTCGTGCCGGGCAACAGCGTCACGCTTCTCCATAAAACCCGGGATTCTTTCAACGCCATTTTTGACGCCATCAGGGAGGCGAGGGATGTTATCTGTCTTCAGTTCTACATCTTCAGAAATGACGAAACCGGCACCGAAGTAGCCGACCTTCTCAAGGAAAAAGCCAAGGCGGGAGTAAGGGTCTATCTGCTCTATGACCATTTTGGTTCTTTCGGGACTCCCGCCTCCTTTTGGAAGGGCCTCGAAAAGGCCGGGATAAGCATTAGGGCCTCGAGGCCCTTTAAATGGTCATCACCCTTTCATTACGTACAGCGCGACCACCGGAAGCTCCTTATCATAGACGGAAGAAAGGTCTTTACGGGTGGACTCAACATAGCCAACGAATACCGTGGTTTCCATCTGAGGATGAAAGAGGGATGGAGAGATACGGGCATCATGCTTCGAGGCCCCATCGCTCCCGCACTATTCAGAATATTCATGGCCACATGGAAGACGTGGGGAGGAGGTAACATACCACTCCCTGATGTCGTTCCTTCTCAAGGAGTCCCCCCCTCCCCTGATAATAACCTGCCTGTCATCCCGATTTTTGCCTCTTCGGCAAAGGGCAGGAGAAAGATGCGGAAACTGCTCTATTACAGCTTCAGGAATGCGAGAGCGAGCATACGCCTGACAACGGCATATTTCACTCCGAGCAGAAGAATGATCGACACCCTCGAAGAGTCTGTTCAGAGAGGAGTGGACGTCAGATTGCTCCTCCCGGGGATCAGTGATGTCCCCGCCGCCCGCTACGCAGGAAGGGCCTCCTTTTCACGTCTCCTCAGGGCGGGTGTGAAGATCTCTACCTACCAAGGTGAAGTCCTTCACGCAAAGACCTCGGTCTTCGATGGTTACTGGAGCATTGTTGGATCGGCAAATCTTGATTTCCTGTCCCTCCGTCGCAATGACGAGGGAAATGTCGGCATCCTCGACGAAGGTTTCGGAAGGAAGATGAATGCGGTTTTTGAAGATGATCTTACGCGCTCCACGGAAATACGTGAAGAGGATTGGGCCGGGAGACCTCTCCGTGAAAAGATCAAGGAGAGATTCTTTGTCCTCTTCAGGAGGAGACTGTAGGACCCACCCGGAAGGCGTGACTCCGCTTCTCTTCTGCTCCTGAGAGCAGCCCCTTTTCCATGATCCGTCATTCTCTCTGAACTGCTTTGGATCTCAAAGGAAGATGGGCAGCTTACAATTTCTTTCTTCCTTCAGGAAGGTCTGACAGGGTAGCGTAGACATGGTAAAATAGATGAGACTCTGAAAGGATAGGAACTATGATCGGCATGAACGACTTTTTGAACATCTTTAAGAAAACGGCCTTCAGGGAAAAGGAGCTGCGAAAATTCTATTCCTCGATAAAGAAGTCCGTAATACTGTTACACCTCGGCAAACGGGCTTGGCCCGAACTTTTTAAACTTGAAGAGACATGTCAGTGGCCTGTTCTGAAAGAAATTGCCGATCCCGATCTTTCCATCTACCGGGGCGCCGACAAGGCGCTCCTTGACAGGTTCATAAAGACTATTATCGAAGAAAAGGGCATAAGGGACCATAAGGGGGCTACAGACAAAGTCCGTTACTGGTCCGCTCTCCAATACCAGATAGAAGAGAGGATAAACCTTTTCACCCAGATCTTCGCCTTCACCGGAGATGACGTCGGGCATTGTGAAACCGTGGCCGAGAGGTACTCTCAGGTCCGGAAACGGAGAATGCAAAAAAGGAGGAAGATGTGGCAGATCGGCTTTGGTGCCGGTGCAGCTACCGTGGCAGGAGCGGCGGCCATCTGGTATATATCGAAAAAAGACAAAAAAATAACACCTCACGAGAGTACAGACTGAAGGCCTTGACTCACTCGGTAAGCTTCCCTCGCCCTCTTTTCCTTCCTTATATCAGATGAAGAGGGACTTGTCAATTAATCAAATCCTTAAGAGATCCGATAAGAGAGATGGAATACCAGTAAAGGGGGAGACCTTCAGTGAAGATGAAGCCAAAGAGAAGGAAGGAAGCATGGGTGAGGTTATCCCTTTCGTAAGAAAGGAAAAGAGAAGGCAGACATTCGAAAGTGATTTCACAGAGATCCTGAAGGATGTGGTTGAGGTCAAGAGGAAGTCCCTTTGTAGTGAAGAGAATGGCATTTTCCGTCTCGCCGTAAGTTTTGAGGACTTCCTCAAGGCAAAGATCGGCTCTTTTATCATAGAACATAAGCTCATGAACGCCGACCTCTTCCGATGCGGTTTATATGTATCACATGTCTTGACCGAAGCCCTTTCGAGGAAGATCGAAAGTTGTTATGCGACTGACTACTACCTCCGCGGTTTCGAGGAGGATGATCCTCTCATCATGCAGCAAGGGGCTGACCTCTGCTGCATCCTCTGTATTTTCTTTGAAGAGAGACGAAACTGGAGGATGATGAAGACAGGGGACTATGCAAGAATGGGGACCCAACTCTATGCCCTCTCCTATGGAAAGACGAAAAAGACGATAGCCTGGCACATGAGCAGAAATTTTGACCGCATTACAGCGATCACGAGAAAGTGCGTGACCTCCTTGGAAACACTTGGATAAGAAAACACATTCGCCATGGAGTCAAGACTTCATGGCCTCCACCCCTCCTCTGAAGAGTTTCCGTTATCTCCTGTGACTTTAAAACAATAATGTTCGTTTCAAGACAATTATGTTCTCAGTGAATTTCCGCCGCTTCTCTTAAGTCCCCGTTTTATTGGTTTTTCTGCTTGGCATGCCAAATGCTTTTCAAATGGAAATACAAATTTCTCGAGGAGGAGATGATGAGACAGATAGCTATTTATGGAAAAGGCGGAATAGGCAAGTCAACGACGACACAGAATACGGTAGCCGCGCTCGCAGAGGCAGGATATAGATGCATGATCGTGGGATGTGATCCCAAGGCGGATGCCACACGGCTCATTTTGAACCGCAAGGCCCAGTCAACGGTCATGGATATGGCCCGGGAGCGCGGCACGGTGGAGGATCTCGAAATCGACGAAGTGCTTCTCCATGGCTTCAAGGGTGTGAAGTGCGCTGAGTCGGGAGGTCCTGAGCCCGGTGTTGGCTGTGCAGGACGCGGCGTTATCACCGCAATCAACTTTCTTGAGGAAAACGGCGCGTATGATGCTGAAACAGACTTTGTCTTCTATGACGTGCTGGGTGATGTTGTATGCGGTGGGTTTGCCATGCCCATACGGGAAGGCAAGGCAAAGGAGATCTACATCGTCACGTCAGGAGAGATGATGGCGATGTACGCGGCCAACAACATCTCGCGGGGAATTCTCAAGTATGCCCAGAGCGGCGGGGTGAGACTCGGCGGCCTTATCTGTAACAGCAGAAAAACAGATAAGGAATATGAACTCATTTCAGAGCTTGCCAAGAGGCTGAACACCCAGATGATCCATTTTGTGCCAAGGGACAATCAGGTCCAGAGGGCTGAGTTGAGAAGGATGACGGTCATCGAGTATTCGCCGGACCATCCACAGGCCGATGAGTACAGGGCCCTCGCAAAAAAGATGGCCGAGAACAAGAATCTCGTAATCCCTACACCTCTGAGCATGGACGAACTTGAAGCCCTTCTCATGGACTTCGGCATCCTGGACAACGAACCGGCGGCGGCATAACAAGATCAGGGAAGTGAACCGTTCTCACGCACAGGCTGATCAAGAATAGGAGGAGACAGTGAGCAGCGCAATAAAAGATACGCAGAATATGATAGAGGAGGTTCTCGATGCATACCCTGAGAAGGCGAAGAAGGACAGGGCAAAGCACCTCGCAGCCAATGATCCCAGCGGCCAGTGCAGTGCCTGCCAGGTAAAGTCGAACATAAAGTCCCGTCCGGGAGTGATGACCGTGAGGGGCTGCGCATACGCAGGTGCAAAGGGAGTGGTTTGGGGGCCGGTAAAGGATCAAATAACGATCAGTCATGGTCCCATCGGGTGTGGCCAATACAGCTGGTGGTCGAGAAGGAATTACTACAACGGCCAGACCGGCATCGACACCTTCGGCACGATGCATATCACCACCGACTTCCAGGAGAAAGACATCGTATACGGCGGGGATAAAAACCTCGATGCGGCGCTCCACGAACTGAAGGAGCTCTTCCCTCTCGCAAAAAGCATAGGTATTCTCTCCGAATGCCCCGTTGGGCTCATCGGTGACGACATCGAGGCCGTCTCCAAGAAGGTGGGAAAGGAGTTCGGATGTCCCATTGTTCCTGTCCGCTGTGAAGGGTTCAGGGGTGTGAGTCAGTCCCTCGGCCACCACATTGCGAATGACACCATCAGGGACTATGTGCTGGGCAAGGGCACTCTCGAAAAGACGACTCCCTATGATGTTGCACTCGTCGGTGATTACAACATCGGCGGAGATGCCTGGGCCTCGAGAAAGATGCTGGAGGAGATGGGGCTGCGGGTCATTGCCCAGTGGACAGGGGACGCATCGATAAACGAACTCGGAATCGCACACAAGGCAAAGCTGAACCTCATCCACTGCTACCGTTCCATGAACTATATCTGCAGGCACATGGAAGAACAGTACGGCATTCCCTGGGTTGAGTTCAACTTTTTCGGCCCGACAAAGATATACCAGAGCTTACGGAAGATCGCCTCATATTTCGATGACGCCATCAAGGAGAGGACAGAGAAGATGATCGAGAAGTACAAGCCCCATATGGATGAGGTCATCGCGGAATTCCGGCCACGGCTCGAGGGGAAAAAGGTGATGCTCTATGTCGGTGGGTTGAGGCCGAGGCATACGATCGGCGCCTATGAAGACCTGGGCATGGAGGTTGTCGCATCGGGATATGAGTTCGGTCACAACGATGACTACAAGAGGACCTACCCAGAGATGAAGGAAGGCGCCGTCATCATGGATGATGCGACCCTCTACGAGCTTGAAGAGTTTACGAGGAGGCTCAGGCCTGACATGGTTGGCTCAGGCATCAAGGAAAAGTACTCCTATCACAAGATGGGCGTGCCCTTCAGGCAGATGCACTCCTGGGACTACTCAGGCCCCTATCACGGGTTTGACGGCTTCCCGGTTTTTGCGCGGGATATGGACATGACGGTGAACAGTCCGACATGGAGTCTCATACGGAGGAAGAGATGAAACTGAAAATAAAAGACCACAACGAATTGTTCCAGGAAGAGGCTTACTGCAAGCAGTTTGAAGGCAAGAAAGAGTTCGAGAACGGTCCGACCGAAGAGGAGATTAACCGGGTGGCCGAATGGACCAAGACCGAGGAATATAAGGAACTCAACTTTAAGCGTCAGAACATCAAGATCAATCCTGCCAAGGCCTGTCAGCCGCTGGGGGCCATCTTCTGTTCGTCGGGATTTGATGGCGCCCTGCCCTTCGTGCAGGGCGCCCAGGGGTGCGTAGCATACTTCAGGAGCCATCTCAATCGCCATTTCAAGGAACCCATGACGGCGGTTTCCACATCCATGACTGAGGACGCGGCGGTCTTCGGTGGACTGAATAACATGCTCGAAGGAATCGAGAACGCCTATACGCTCTACAAACCGAAGATGATTTCGGTCTGTACCACGTGCATGGCTGAAGTCATCGGTGATGACCTGAATGCATACATAAGGACTGCCCGGGAGAAGGAGCTTATCCCAAAGGATCTCCCCGTACCTTTTGCCCATACACCGAGTTTTGTGGGATCACACATCACGGGATACGATGTCATGATGAAGGGCATCCTTACCGCTCTTATAGCAGGCAAGAAAGATGAGCCAAAGGAGAAGATCAACATCATCATGGGCTTTGACACCTATACCGGAGACTATCATGAGGTCAAGAGGCTGATGAGGACGATGGGTGTTGATTTTACGCTTCTCTCCGACGCAAGCGCCACCTTTGACTCGCCCAATACCGGCGAGTACAAGCTGTATCCGGGAGGGACTCCCCTTGCTGATGCAGCTGATTCCATCAATGCAA from Thermodesulfovibrionales bacterium harbors:
- the nifH gene encoding nitrogenase iron protein, encoding MMRQIAIYGKGGIGKSTTTQNTVAALAEAGYRCMIVGCDPKADATRLILNRKAQSTVMDMARERGTVEDLEIDEVLLHGFKGVKCAESGGPEPGVGCAGRGVITAINFLEENGAYDAETDFVFYDVLGDVVCGGFAMPIREGKAKEIYIVTSGEMMAMYAANNISRGILKYAQSGGVRLGGLICNSRKTDKEYELISELAKRLNTQMIHFVPRDNQVQRAELRRMTVIEYSPDHPQADEYRALAKKMAENKNLVIPTPLSMDELEALLMDFGILDNEPAAA
- the aat gene encoding leucyl/phenylalanyl-tRNA--protein transferase encodes the protein MTVFQLCNELIFPPPEFSERDGLLAIGGDLRVERLLLAYSKGIFPWYSDNWPILWWSPDPRLILIPEELRVSRSLKQTIRKGFFTATMDRAFEEVIWNCSDVHRKEDDGTWITDDMADAYVALHHAGYAHSIESWHDGKLAGGLYGVSLGSAFFGESMFTKISDASKVAFTRLVRQLKAWNFTLIDCQVTTRHLTSFGARQVLRSRFLAMLTDALQTPTRKGKWDFSL
- the nifD gene encoding nitrogenase molybdenum-iron protein alpha chain; this translates as MSSAIKDTQNMIEEVLDAYPEKAKKDRAKHLAANDPSGQCSACQVKSNIKSRPGVMTVRGCAYAGAKGVVWGPVKDQITISHGPIGCGQYSWWSRRNYYNGQTGIDTFGTMHITTDFQEKDIVYGGDKNLDAALHELKELFPLAKSIGILSECPVGLIGDDIEAVSKKVGKEFGCPIVPVRCEGFRGVSQSLGHHIANDTIRDYVLGKGTLEKTTPYDVALVGDYNIGGDAWASRKMLEEMGLRVIAQWTGDASINELGIAHKAKLNLIHCYRSMNYICRHMEEQYGIPWVEFNFFGPTKIYQSLRKIASYFDDAIKERTEKMIEKYKPHMDEVIAEFRPRLEGKKVMLYVGGLRPRHTIGAYEDLGMEVVASGYEFGHNDDYKRTYPEMKEGAVIMDDATLYELEEFTRRLRPDMVGSGIKEKYSYHKMGVPFRQMHSWDYSGPYHGFDGFPVFARDMDMTVNSPTWSLIRRKR
- the nifK gene encoding nitrogenase molybdenum-iron protein subunit beta, producing the protein MKLKIKDHNELFQEEAYCKQFEGKKEFENGPTEEEINRVAEWTKTEEYKELNFKRQNIKINPAKACQPLGAIFCSSGFDGALPFVQGAQGCVAYFRSHLNRHFKEPMTAVSTSMTEDAAVFGGLNNMLEGIENAYTLYKPKMISVCTTCMAEVIGDDLNAYIRTAREKELIPKDLPVPFAHTPSFVGSHITGYDVMMKGILTALIAGKKDEPKEKINIIMGFDTYTGDYHEVKRLMRTMGVDFTLLSDASATFDSPNTGEYKLYPGGTPLADAADSINARATISLQKYSTMKTMEYIHKEWGQNAQVLPMIGVKNTDNFFEELSKITGKPIPKEIEEERGRAVDAMIDSHAYVHGKRFALVGDLDQLLGLISFLLEMGAVPVHIVCTNGDKKFEEEAITLLNESPFGAEGKVYINKDMWHLRSLMFTEPVDYLIGNSYAKFLWRDTGTPLIRIGFPLFDRHQLHRYPIIGYQGVINLVNWVVNTILDEMDRKTMNTTSFDVIR
- the clpA gene encoding ATP-dependent Clp protease ATP-binding subunit ClpA gives rise to the protein MISKELEMVIEATIRDAKARHHEYLTVEHILYAVIHDDRGIEIIANCGGMIGRIKASLERFFEENVPKSKAESEIYPQPAIGFQRVLQRALNHVRAAEKSEADAGDILAALLLEEDSHAVHFLHTEGISRLDVLNYISHGIPRTPHAQGEEKNDEGELSVPQNDSHQAKDPLSLFTVNLNERAAKGDIDPLVGRDLELARTMQVLSRRRKNNIVFVGEPGVGKTAIVEGLALKIFQGEVPDALKGAKIFLLDMGGMLAGTKYRGDFEARLKATIKGVEKIPGAILFIDEIHTIVGAGATSGGSMDASNILKPVLITGKMRCIGATTYEEYKNYFEKDRALSRRFQKIEIQEPTVPETLLILKGLKAYYEEFHGVKYTQSALKSAVELSAKYINDKYLPDKAIDVIDEAGAMTKLSAVDGKKKTVAHIEIEKVVAKIARIPSRNVSSSDTDRLKNLADELKKVVFGQDDAINALVSAIKRSRAGLGSAERPIGSFLFTGPTGVGKTEVSKQMAVVLGVSFSRFDMSEYMEKHAVARLIGAPPGYVGFDQGGLLTETIRKHPYSVLLLDEIEKAHPDIFNILLQVMDYATLTDNTGKRADFRNVILIMTSNAGARDMDRNVIGFGDRTKDTHAKGAEAVGKLFNPEFRNRLDGTINFGHLTKDIMKKVVDKFIREFEEQLNSRKVRLHVSESLRDRLAVKGYDPLYGARPLGRLIQTELKDPLTDELLFGRLKNGGTVSIDLTDGTIVFDYPEITQEGQ
- a CDS encoding phospholipase D-like domain-containing protein, with amino-acid sequence MGFQSVTLAFDRRSIESISDNTFVPGNSVTLLHKTRDSFNAIFDAIREARDVICLQFYIFRNDETGTEVADLLKEKAKAGVRVYLLYDHFGSFGTPASFWKGLEKAGISIRASRPFKWSSPFHYVQRDHRKLLIIDGRKVFTGGLNIANEYRGFHLRMKEGWRDTGIMLRGPIAPALFRIFMATWKTWGGGNIPLPDVVPSQGVPPSPDNNLPVIPIFASSAKGRRKMRKLLYYSFRNARASIRLTTAYFTPSRRMIDTLEESVQRGVDVRLLLPGISDVPAARYAGRASFSRLLRAGVKISTYQGEVLHAKTSVFDGYWSIVGSANLDFLSLRRNDEGNVGILDEGFGRKMNAVFEDDLTRSTEIREEDWAGRPLREKIKERFFVLFRRRL